A part of Halobacillus shinanisalinarum genomic DNA contains:
- a CDS encoding YfhO family protein → MKKKHSFLILFACSLVLAILAHLFFLKEWTQDRYMVGPNDGLQQMVTFKKLLYEQYTTGNFFYSYQYGLGGGTYSQLAFYFSTAFVFIITTAVVFLLESLHLIGTPDIIFWAQAAVIISVCRLTMIILMTTLVFRYMKSDWLPAFAGASVYGLSVIYFRHVTYWEFFADAMLWVPLLVLGVEKIIREERSGLFIVAVAITLFNNFYFAYINLIFIGIYIGFRWMIRLQTNEISRWNQLKLYAGSGLIGFGISAVAFIPAVYGYFHNHRPPYPFSIKIVDFPYNILFTSPYVLVPAIFLLFLFTFSLYKFPIFRLFALISAIFILLHFSPLVASAFNGFSAPQYRWEYLISFMMGGAVSAGLQHINKISTRKVAVASILVITTYLVVSFSDHSLDRHTVPVLGTILLMLVTITLTFVFIWKQKKVWYLLLCTGVLLTNVVFANGTQYVISKIAGVDQVSKSYLLSEQYNGEEQRTLLQKVKKQESDPFYRIDWKVRSLNNTPIVQNFNGMSAYSSILNQNLLYLYLYDLHIDMGRESVSRFATLGNRANLYSLFQGKYMMREKDNTATIPYGFKKVLESEDYAIYQNTNILPFVRTTNQVFSEKDMENAPVLTREQAMLEGVIVADIQPTNTELPEVANIINQTTIETAGATFEDNKLAVTDETGGLDLVINQPKTDTKDYYVSFHIESLAKSDGFAVKVNDYRTTRKHNQSIYKTYVDDLTIRVKKADKIKIRVPKGNYILKDLALFRENYQALEMAKKEAYRTDRIRWDGNKLMITYNNQSNNRYMMLPIPFEKGWEVKINNVQQPLEKVNYSFLGFPIMKGINHIELVYYPPFFKISLILTIVSILLGVLFVRNKRPRQINKNIN, encoded by the coding sequence ATGAAAAAAAAGCATAGTTTTTTAATCCTATTTGCATGCAGTCTTGTCCTTGCTATTCTTGCCCATCTGTTCTTCTTGAAAGAATGGACTCAAGACAGATACATGGTTGGACCAAATGACGGCTTACAGCAGATGGTGACATTTAAAAAGCTTCTTTATGAGCAATATACAACCGGGAACTTTTTTTACTCTTACCAATATGGTTTAGGAGGCGGGACATACAGTCAATTAGCCTTTTATTTCTCGACTGCATTCGTTTTCATCATCACTACAGCTGTAGTTTTTTTACTTGAATCACTTCATTTAATTGGAACCCCGGATATTATCTTTTGGGCACAGGCTGCCGTGATCATAAGCGTTTGTCGGCTAACAATGATTATTTTGATGACCACACTTGTGTTTCGATACATGAAAAGTGATTGGCTGCCTGCGTTCGCAGGGGCTAGCGTTTATGGACTATCGGTCATCTACTTTCGACATGTGACGTATTGGGAGTTTTTTGCGGATGCGATGCTCTGGGTCCCCTTGCTTGTTTTAGGCGTGGAAAAAATTATTCGTGAAGAGCGGTCTGGATTGTTTATTGTTGCAGTGGCTATCACACTTTTTAACAATTTTTATTTCGCCTATATTAATCTGATTTTTATTGGAATTTATATTGGGTTCCGATGGATGATCCGTTTACAAACGAACGAAATTAGCAGGTGGAATCAATTAAAATTATATGCTGGAAGCGGACTAATCGGCTTTGGGATCAGTGCGGTCGCATTTATTCCAGCGGTTTATGGCTACTTTCATAATCACCGCCCTCCTTATCCATTTTCCATTAAGATCGTTGACTTTCCATATAATATTTTATTTACAAGTCCCTATGTTCTTGTACCTGCGATCTTTTTACTATTTCTTTTTACATTTTCTCTATATAAATTTCCTATATTTCGATTGTTTGCCCTGATAAGTGCCATCTTTATTCTGCTTCATTTTAGCCCACTTGTGGCAAGTGCTTTTAATGGCTTTTCTGCGCCACAGTACCGCTGGGAATACTTGATATCCTTCATGATGGGAGGAGCAGTTTCTGCAGGTTTACAACATATAAACAAAATAAGTACAAGGAAAGTTGCAGTCGCAAGCATTCTGGTAATCACTACTTACCTTGTCGTTTCTTTTTCAGATCATTCACTAGATCGCCATACCGTTCCGGTTCTCGGGACAATACTCCTCATGTTAGTAACTATCACGTTAACGTTTGTTTTTATTTGGAAACAAAAGAAAGTATGGTATCTGCTTTTATGCACAGGGGTTTTACTAACCAATGTCGTGTTCGCTAATGGTACTCAATATGTGATTTCAAAAATAGCTGGCGTCGACCAAGTATCAAAAAGCTATTTGTTAAGTGAGCAATACAACGGAGAAGAGCAGCGTACGTTGCTACAGAAAGTGAAAAAGCAAGAATCCGATCCGTTTTATCGAATCGATTGGAAGGTTCGTTCCTTAAACAACACCCCGATTGTCCAAAATTTCAATGGAATGAGTGCCTATTCAAGCATCCTCAATCAGAATCTTCTGTACCTCTACTTATATGATTTACACATTGATATGGGTAGGGAAAGTGTCAGCCGTTTTGCAACACTTGGCAATCGGGCGAACTTATACAGCCTGTTTCAAGGGAAATACATGATGAGGGAAAAAGATAATACGGCTACTATCCCATATGGATTCAAAAAAGTATTAGAATCCGAAGATTACGCCATTTATCAAAATACTAATATATTGCCATTCGTTCGTACAACTAATCAAGTTTTTTCTGAAAAAGATATGGAGAACGCTCCGGTTCTTACGAGAGAACAGGCCATGTTGGAAGGAGTGATCGTAGCCGATATACAGCCGACAAACACCGAATTACCTGAGGTGGCTAATATTATCAACCAGACAACGATTGAAACAGCCGGTGCCACATTTGAAGACAATAAATTGGCAGTGACAGATGAAACAGGCGGCCTAGACCTTGTCATCAATCAACCCAAGACGGATACGAAAGACTATTACGTAAGCTTTCATATTGAAAGTTTAGCCAAAAGCGATGGGTTTGCAGTAAAAGTTAATGACTATAGAACAACACGCAAGCACAATCAGTCCATCTATAAAACCTATGTCGACGACCTTACCATCCGTGTGAAAAAAGCTGATAAAATTAAGATCCGCGTTCCCAAGGGAAATTACATTCTAAAAGATCTCGCATTATTTAGGGAGAATTATCAAGCCTTAGAAATGGCGAAAAAAGAAGCTTATCGTACAGATCGTATACGCTGGGACGGTAATAAACTAATGATCACCTATAATAACCAGAGTAATAATCGTTATATGATGTTGCCCATCCCTTTTGAAAAAGGGTGGGAAGTCAAAATAAACAATGTCCAGCAGCCGTTAGAAAAGGTGAATTATTCGTTTTTGGGATTTCCTATCATGAAGGGAATCAATCATATTGAATTAGTTTATTACCCTCCCTTTTTTAAGATCTCTTTAATCTTAACCATCGTAAGTATTTTACTTGGTGTTCTATTTGTTAGGAATAAGAGACCCAGACAGATTAACAAGAACATAAATTAA
- the sigF gene encoding RNA polymerase sporulation sigma factor SigF, whose protein sequence is MKTDITKERLSDKEVRELIAKSQSGDQDARHYLVERNTRLVWSVVQRYLRRGYDPDDLYQIGCIGLLKSVDKFDLSYDVKFSTYAVPMIIGEIQRFIRDDGSVKVSRSLKETYHKVRGKKEEMLKQLGRSPTINEIAEALDLTSEDVVQAEEAGRSPQSIYETVYESEGDPITLVDQIAEEDTHWFEHLTLHDMMNKLEKRERLIIYLRYFKDQTQSEVAERLGISQVQVSRLEKKILEYMKETMNE, encoded by the coding sequence ATGAAAACAGACATTACAAAAGAACGTTTATCCGACAAAGAAGTAAGGGAATTGATAGCGAAAAGTCAGTCAGGGGATCAGGATGCGAGACATTATTTAGTTGAGCGCAACACAAGATTAGTGTGGTCTGTCGTTCAGCGTTATTTAAGACGAGGATATGATCCTGATGATTTGTATCAAATCGGCTGTATTGGCTTACTGAAATCAGTGGATAAATTTGACTTAAGTTATGATGTTAAATTTTCAACTTATGCTGTCCCGATGATCATTGGTGAAATTCAACGATTTATCAGAGATGACGGAAGTGTAAAAGTAAGCCGAAGCTTAAAAGAGACGTATCATAAAGTTCGTGGAAAAAAAGAGGAGATGCTGAAGCAGCTAGGCAGGTCTCCTACTATTAACGAAATTGCTGAAGCCCTCGATCTAACTAGTGAGGACGTAGTTCAGGCGGAAGAAGCCGGTCGCTCTCCTCAATCTATTTATGAAACGGTGTACGAAAGTGAAGGGGACCCGATTACACTCGTTGACCAAATCGCTGAAGAAGATACGCATTGGTTTGAACATTTAACATTGCACGATATGATGAATAAGCTTGAGAAAAGAGAACGGTTAATTATTTATTTACGCTACTTTAAAGACCAAACACAAAGTGAAGTCGCCGAAAGGTTAGGCATCTCGCAAGTCCAAGTCTCAAGACTCGAAAAGAAAATCCTTGAGTATATGAAGGAAACGATGAATGAGTGA
- a CDS encoding spore germination protein, producing MSTQKETPIVMKLEQNRKLMNERIGVDTSFDVGFRSITILDHEINLYYVTGLCDSALIAQILRQLNDLDDQKEGKDEASKYIHDELVHQQVDVVESIDKCITQVLSGLIVIFVEGDAKAYIIDVRSYPGRSPKEPDTEKVIRGSRDGYTENIIENTALTRRRIRDERLRLEIMQIGERSKTDICVSYIQDIADPGLVKLLKEEIKNISTDGLSMADKSVEEFLVKQGYNPFPLVRYTERPDVAASHLFEGHVLIMVDTSPSMIITPTTYFHHVQHAEEYREAPMIGTFVRWIRFFGIFASLFLLPLWTLFVIEPELLPDNLAFIGPNEESTIPIVVQLLLADLGLEMLRIAAIHTPTPLATAMGLIAAVLIGQIAIDVGMFVPEVILYIAVSAIGSYSTPSYELSVANKLVRVVLLLITAIFGLPGFVVGVTAYILFLARTNSLNIPYLWPFIPFNAKALMGILVRLSVPLAKIRPSIVHPQNNRRKG from the coding sequence ATGTCGACACAGAAAGAAACTCCAATCGTAATGAAGCTTGAGCAAAATAGAAAGTTGATGAATGAACGCATAGGTGTAGATACTTCTTTTGATGTAGGTTTTCGAAGTATAACGATTCTCGATCATGAAATCAATCTATACTATGTAACAGGGTTATGTGATTCGGCATTAATCGCCCAGATATTACGTCAGCTAAATGATCTTGACGATCAAAAAGAAGGTAAAGATGAAGCATCTAAATACATCCATGATGAGTTAGTACATCAACAAGTTGATGTTGTAGAATCGATAGATAAGTGTATAACCCAGGTTCTATCAGGACTTATTGTTATTTTTGTAGAAGGGGATGCGAAAGCCTACATCATTGATGTACGGTCTTATCCAGGGCGTTCACCTAAGGAGCCGGATACTGAAAAAGTCATTCGCGGGTCAAGAGATGGATACACAGAAAACATTATCGAAAACACAGCATTAACGAGAAGGAGAATTCGTGATGAACGTCTTCGTCTTGAAATTATGCAAATTGGAGAACGTTCAAAAACAGATATCTGTGTATCCTATATTCAAGATATAGCCGATCCAGGACTGGTTAAATTATTAAAAGAAGAAATAAAAAACATAAGTACGGATGGCTTATCGATGGCTGATAAATCAGTGGAAGAATTTCTAGTAAAACAAGGCTATAACCCCTTTCCACTTGTACGTTATACGGAGAGACCTGACGTAGCGGCATCTCATTTATTTGAAGGGCACGTACTCATCATGGTGGACACTTCACCAAGTATGATCATTACTCCTACAACCTATTTCCACCATGTTCAACACGCAGAGGAATACCGGGAAGCACCAATGATAGGAACGTTTGTAAGGTGGATCCGCTTTTTTGGGATATTCGCCTCGCTATTCTTACTTCCTTTATGGACATTGTTTGTGATCGAACCGGAGCTTCTGCCAGATAATTTAGCATTTATAGGTCCAAATGAAGAATCAACTATTCCGATTGTCGTTCAATTGTTACTGGCAGATTTAGGTTTAGAAATGTTAAGGATAGCAGCGATTCATACACCTACCCCTTTAGCAACGGCCATGGGTTTAATAGCAGCGGTTTTAATTGGACAAATAGCTATTGATGTTGGGATGTTTGTTCCAGAGGTGATTCTGTACATTGCTGTGAGTGCAATTGGATCTTATTCCACACCAAGCTATGAGCTTTCAGTAGCTAATAAACTCGTTCGTGTGGTGTTGCTACTTATTACAGCTATATTTGGATTGCCAGGTTTTGTAGTTGGTGTAACAGCATATATCCTTTTCTTAGCGAGAACAAATTCATTAAATATACCTTACTTATGGCCATTTATACCTTTTAACGCGAAAGCATTGATGGGGATTCTTGTTCGTTTATCTGTTCCGCTTGCAAAAATTCGTCCAAGTATTGTGCATCCGCAAAACAACAGACGTAAGGGGTAA
- a CDS encoding stage V sporulation protein AB, whose translation MKIVEAIIGLASGIAVGTGFVAFLTVLGVVPRLMQLSHSESKIRWYEGAVFTGVLFGIYLSFGDLPASLPVIVLIIWGLFHGIFIGLLAAALTEVLNVFPLLFKRVGIESYLFPLLMALAIGKVAGSLFQWVLFVR comes from the coding sequence ATGAAGATCGTTGAAGCAATTATCGGTCTTGCATCTGGGATTGCTGTTGGTACAGGTTTCGTGGCCTTTCTGACCGTTTTAGGTGTGGTGCCACGTTTAATGCAGCTTAGTCATTCTGAATCGAAAATCAGATGGTACGAAGGTGCCGTTTTTACAGGAGTCTTGTTCGGAATTTACTTATCGTTTGGCGATCTTCCTGCCAGTCTCCCTGTTATCGTTTTAATCATCTGGGGACTATTTCACGGGATATTCATTGGGTTGCTTGCAGCTGCATTAACGGAAGTCCTGAATGTCTTTCCCCTATTGTTTAAACGGGTTGGAATTGAAAGTTACTTATTTCCATTACTTATGGCACTCGCTATAGGAAAAGTTGCAGGCTCACTATTTCAGTGGGTATTGTTCGTACGTTAG
- a CDS encoding GNAT family N-acetyltransferase, which produces MFIRYKKSFKKIAMGLLSFMPECKDVKKLQEIISEYETNSNWYLFLWKEEDILGTIGVRIEGREAVIQHVSVSPSHRNLGIGKKMYNHVCKHFEKEYLVCSDEYTESFLEKCDMESSSSSV; this is translated from the coding sequence ATGTTCATTCGATATAAAAAATCATTTAAAAAAATTGCTATGGGACTTCTTTCTTTTATGCCTGAATGCAAAGATGTGAAAAAGCTTCAGGAGATTATTAGTGAATACGAGACCAATTCAAATTGGTATCTATTCTTGTGGAAGGAAGAAGACATTCTTGGCACTATTGGAGTGCGAATAGAAGGAAGGGAAGCAGTGATCCAGCACGTATCTGTCAGCCCTTCTCATCGTAACCTTGGCATAGGCAAGAAGATGTACAATCATGTATGTAAACACTTTGAGAAAGAATATCTTGTATGTTCAGATGAATATACGGAGTCATTCCTTGAAAAGTGTGACATGGAAAGTTCATCATCAAGTGTATAA
- the spoVAD gene encoding stage V sporulation protein AD, with amino-acid sequence MGQAGKQTWTFTKPVYIQSTGTVVGPLEGAGPLHNLFDYSYDDLHCGETNWELAERRLMSDAVHYCLQKAGIDQTSIDLLLTGDLLNQNVTGNYVARQLGIPLLGMFGACSTSMETLATGAALIEAGYAKQAIAAVSSHNATAERQYRYPTEYGGQKPKTATFTVTGSGAALLSTQPSPIRVEAATIGRVVDYGTNDPFDLGSAMVPAAWSTIKAHFEDMGRVPSDYDVIATGDLSSVGTPILRDMLKNDGYDVADVHDDCGLMVYHSDQPVFSGGSGCACSAVVTYGKLIDDLKQGKYKRILVVATGALMNPMMIQQKETIPCIAHGVVLTKEDN; translated from the coding sequence GTGGGACAAGCAGGGAAACAAACATGGACATTTACGAAGCCTGTTTATATACAATCAACGGGTACAGTTGTCGGGCCACTAGAAGGAGCAGGGCCACTTCATAATTTGTTTGATTATAGTTATGATGACTTGCACTGTGGTGAAACAAATTGGGAACTCGCTGAACGAAGATTGATGTCTGATGCTGTTCATTATTGTTTACAAAAAGCAGGTATCGATCAAACAAGTATTGATCTATTATTAACAGGGGATTTACTGAACCAAAATGTAACAGGAAATTACGTGGCAAGGCAGCTTGGGATCCCGTTACTTGGCATGTTTGGGGCATGCTCGACATCAATGGAGACTCTTGCTACAGGAGCTGCGCTTATTGAGGCAGGTTATGCAAAACAGGCAATTGCAGCTGTCAGCTCCCATAATGCTACAGCGGAGAGACAGTACAGGTATCCTACTGAATACGGAGGTCAAAAGCCGAAAACAGCTACTTTTACTGTAACCGGTAGTGGCGCTGCCTTATTATCCACCCAACCTTCGCCAATTCGTGTAGAGGCAGCTACGATTGGACGTGTGGTGGATTACGGCACGAACGATCCATTTGATCTAGGTTCGGCTATGGTACCCGCCGCCTGGAGTACCATTAAAGCTCACTTCGAAGATATGGGAAGAGTGCCATCGGATTATGATGTAATTGCTACGGGGGATTTATCAAGTGTTGGGACACCGATCTTGCGAGATATGCTAAAAAATGATGGTTATGATGTAGCTGATGTACATGATGACTGCGGTCTCATGGTCTACCATAGTGACCAACCTGTATTTAGCGGAGGGAGCGGCTGCGCCTGTTCTGCGGTTGTTACCTATGGAAAATTAATTGATGATCTAAAGCAAGGAAAATACAAACGTATCCTTGTCGTAGCAACGGGAGCGCTAATGAATCCTATGATGATACAACAAAAAGAAACGATTCCATGCATAGCCCACGGCGTCGTGCTTACGAAGGAGGATAACTAA
- the spoVAC gene encoding stage V sporulation protein AC: protein MQSFDAKNYKQKSKDYQPKPPYLINCLKAFLIGGLICTFGQLLSVMYISWFGFSEQDASNPTVATLILLAALATGFGVYDRLGQFAGAGSAVPITGFANSITSAALEHKSEGIVLGIATNLFKLAGSVIVFGVVAAYVLGIIRYLWHWLF from the coding sequence ATGCAATCGTTTGATGCGAAAAATTATAAACAAAAAAGTAAAGATTATCAGCCGAAACCACCTTATTTGATCAATTGTTTAAAAGCATTCCTTATAGGTGGACTAATTTGTACATTTGGACAGCTTTTATCAGTGATGTATATATCATGGTTCGGTTTTAGTGAACAAGATGCCAGTAACCCGACGGTAGCTACTTTAATACTGCTTGCAGCACTTGCGACAGGATTTGGAGTTTATGACCGCCTAGGACAATTTGCTGGAGCAGGTTCGGCTGTTCCTATTACAGGATTTGCAAATTCCATTACATCTGCAGCTTTAGAGCACAAAAGTGAAGGGATTGTTCTTGGAATAGCAACAAACCTTTTTAAACTGGCTGGATCTGTGATTGTTTTTGGAGTAGTAGCAGCCTATGTGTTAGGGATCATACGCTATCTATGGCATTGGTTATTTTAG
- a CDS encoding stage V sporulation protein AA, translating into MTTPVYIRLRQSIRVSSGHVIRVRDVAKVAGPSSYKQIVESMVIHNIEEKDKNIVVIDIHPLIELILKRFPHLELEIIGPSQCVVHVEKKFAKKPSLFIVTAIWVLLFIGAAMAIMNFHYDVSMEDVQQKLHFMLTGEEEEHPLWIQVPYSIGLGLGMILFFNHWFRKKFNEEPNPMEVEVFKYQEDLDHYVAINENKVEQDEDR; encoded by the coding sequence ATGACAACTCCTGTATATATTCGATTGAGACAATCTATCCGCGTTTCTTCTGGTCATGTCATTCGTGTTAGAGATGTTGCAAAAGTAGCAGGACCAAGCAGTTATAAGCAAATCGTTGAAAGCATGGTTATTCATAACATAGAGGAAAAAGATAAGAATATTGTTGTTATTGATATTCATCCTTTAATCGAGCTGATTTTAAAACGATTCCCACATCTTGAACTAGAAATTATAGGACCAAGCCAATGCGTTGTTCATGTAGAAAAGAAGTTTGCTAAAAAGCCCTCACTTTTTATTGTAACAGCTATTTGGGTGCTTTTATTTATAGGTGCTGCCATGGCAATTATGAATTTCCACTATGATGTCAGTATGGAGGATGTTCAGCAAAAGCTCCATTTTATGTTGACAGGTGAGGAGGAAGAACACCCCTTATGGATTCAAGTTCCTTATTCTATCGGGCTAGGCTTAGGAATGATTTTATTCTTTAATCATTGGTTCCGTAAGAAGTTCAACGAGGAACCAAACCCAATGGAGGTAGAAGTATTTAAGTATCAGGAGGATTTGGATCATTATGTAGCCATTAATGAGAACAAGGTCGAGCAAGATGAAGATCGTTGA
- the spoVAE gene encoding stage V sporulation protein AE produces MEFLWAFVVGGGICVIGQLLLDVAKLTPAHVMSTFVVAGAVLDAFDLYDNLIRFAGAGATVPITSFGHSLLHGAMDQAEEHGFIGVAIGIFELTSTGIASAILFGFLVALIFKPKG; encoded by the coding sequence ATGGAATTTCTCTGGGCGTTTGTCGTAGGCGGCGGAATTTGTGTGATAGGGCAGCTGTTACTTGATGTGGCTAAATTGACCCCTGCACACGTCATGTCCACTTTCGTAGTGGCAGGGGCAGTGCTGGATGCGTTTGATTTATATGACAACTTAATTAGATTTGCTGGTGCAGGGGCGACCGTACCGATTACAAGTTTTGGACATTCGCTTTTGCACGGAGCAATGGATCAAGCGGAGGAACACGGCTTTATCGGGGTAGCTATTGGTATTTTTGAGCTAACATCAACCGGTATTGCTTCTGCAATTTTATTCGGATTTCTAGTTGCACTTATTTTCAAACCTAAGGGGTAA
- the spoIIAB gene encoding anti-sigma F factor, producing the protein MKNHMKIEFLSVSQNESLARISVAAFISQMNPTMDELTDIKTVVSEAVTNAIIHGYEDKPDQQITLECSMENEQIEIIIKDNGIGMVDIEQAREPLFTSKPEWERSGMGFTIMENFMDKVEITSDEGTGTTIRLVKQLTSTRALAN; encoded by the coding sequence ATGAAAAACCATATGAAAATTGAGTTCCTAAGCGTTAGCCAAAATGAATCCCTAGCCCGTATTTCCGTTGCTGCGTTTATTAGTCAGATGAATCCAACGATGGATGAACTGACAGACATTAAGACGGTCGTCTCAGAAGCAGTAACCAATGCGATTATTCATGGTTATGAAGACAAGCCGGATCAACAAATAACTCTCGAGTGTTCGATGGAGAATGAACAGATTGAAATCATCATTAAAGACAATGGTATTGGAATGGTGGATATCGAACAAGCAAGGGAACCGCTATTTACTTCCAAACCTGAGTGGGAGCGATCAGGCATGGGATTCACCATTATGGAGAATTTCATGGATAAAGTGGAGATCACTTCAGATGAAGGGACAGGCACAACAATTCGTTTGGTAAAGCAACTCACGTCAACACGAGCTCTGGCTAATTAG
- a CDS encoding site-2 protease family protein — MIELLSCLLFVVAPLGLFIHELGHTIVGLWSGAERSSLSLGIGPTLFKCKIKRLTVQLHCIFFIGGYSYNEKEVNFTPKQQAMISLGGPLSNAICAAILYMSDLPQQGQVLQLFYLFNLYLALVNMIPFRLKGRESDGCRFLRGLTKITG, encoded by the coding sequence ATGATTGAGCTTTTAAGTTGTTTGCTATTTGTTGTAGCCCCTTTAGGACTTTTCATTCATGAACTAGGTCATACCATCGTTGGCTTGTGGAGCGGGGCAGAGCGTTCAAGTCTGTCGCTAGGTATCGGTCCGACCCTATTTAAATGCAAAATCAAAAGATTGACAGTTCAGCTACATTGTATCTTTTTTATAGGCGGTTATTCTTATAACGAAAAAGAAGTAAACTTTACCCCAAAGCAGCAAGCGATGATAAGTCTAGGGGGGCCTCTTAGCAACGCAATTTGTGCAGCAATCTTATATATGAGTGACCTGCCACAACAAGGTCAAGTGTTGCAGCTATTCTATTTGTTTAACCTTTATTTAGCGCTTGTAAATATGATCCCTTTTCGTTTAAAGGGACGTGAATCCGACGGTTGTCGATTTCTAAGAGGATTGACAAAAATAACGGGTTGA
- the lysA gene encoding diaminopimelate decarboxylase, whose product MNRTINDNGQLLIGGIPAKEIADAYGTPVYVYDVDRIRRNARAFVQTFREHEIPAQVAYASKAFSSIAMLQVAKEEGLSLDVVSEGELHTALEAEFPVEKIHMHGNNKSLAELDMAVEAEIGCIVVDNFYEIALLSELVEQKNSTMDVLLRVTPGIEAHTHDYILTGQEDSKFGFDLSSGQAEQAYKLLHDNNRLHVKGLHCHIGSQIFETSGFTLATQKLFATMNDWREKFQFTAEVLNLGGGFGIQYTEEDDPLALDQYALALIEEVKLQSSNMDHPMPEIWIEPGRAIVGDAGVTLYTLGAIKDIPGVRTYVSVDGGMTDNIRPALYQAKYDAVLANRMDESRAREYAIAGKCCESGDMLLWDIELPEVEHNDLLAVFSTGAYGYSMANNYNRFGKAAVVFIENGMHQLVVRRENYQEVTRLDLTYNNQGELK is encoded by the coding sequence ATGAATCGCACGATCAATGATAATGGACAATTATTAATCGGAGGTATCCCGGCTAAAGAGATAGCAGATGCTTATGGAACTCCTGTATACGTATATGATGTAGATCGGATTCGTAGAAATGCAAGGGCGTTTGTACAGACGTTCAGGGAACATGAAATCCCTGCACAGGTTGCCTATGCCAGTAAAGCATTTTCCTCTATAGCTATGCTGCAAGTAGCTAAAGAAGAAGGTCTGAGTTTGGATGTTGTTTCAGAAGGGGAGTTGCATACAGCCCTTGAAGCTGAGTTTCCGGTTGAGAAGATTCATATGCACGGGAACAACAAGAGCTTGGCTGAACTCGACATGGCAGTGGAGGCTGAAATTGGCTGTATTGTTGTTGATAATTTTTATGAAATTGCCTTGTTGTCTGAACTTGTAGAGCAGAAAAACTCAACGATGGATGTATTGCTGCGTGTCACCCCAGGGATTGAGGCCCATACCCATGACTATATTTTAACTGGGCAGGAGGATTCGAAGTTTGGATTTGATCTTTCCAGTGGACAAGCCGAGCAAGCTTACAAGCTTCTCCACGATAACAACCGACTTCATGTAAAAGGGTTACACTGCCACATTGGCTCGCAAATCTTCGAAACAAGCGGCTTCACGTTAGCAACACAAAAGTTATTTGCAACAATGAATGATTGGCGGGAGAAATTTCAATTTACTGCTGAAGTTCTTAATCTTGGTGGAGGTTTTGGCATTCAATATACAGAAGAGGATGACCCACTAGCACTCGACCAATATGCGTTAGCACTGATTGAAGAAGTCAAGCTTCAGTCATCAAACATGGATCATCCTATGCCGGAAATATGGATTGAACCCGGCCGAGCAATTGTAGGTGATGCTGGAGTCACTCTTTACACATTAGGCGCGATCAAAGACATTCCGGGCGTCCGTACTTATGTGTCCGTAGATGGCGGTATGACTGATAATATTAGACCGGCTCTGTATCAGGCCAAATACGATGCTGTTCTGGCTAACCGTATGGACGAAAGCAGGGCAAGGGAGTATGCTATTGCTGGAAAGTGCTGTGAGTCAGGAGATATGCTATTATGGGATATAGAGCTTCCAGAAGTAGAACACAATGATTTGCTAGCTGTCTTTAGCACAGGGGCATATGGTTACTCCATGGCTAATAATTATAACCGTTTCGGAAAAGCAGCAGTCGTATTCATCGAAAATGGAATGCATCAACTTGTCGTGCGCCGTGAGAATTACCAAGAGGTCACGAGACTCGACTTAACCTATAACAACCAGGGGGAATTGAAATGA